GATACAGATGTATTGTTGtattgttataggtatattctttcttaaattatattgttgtccGGGCCGTTCCGAGGGGGGTTTAAGGAGTGCGTCATCCCTACGGCTTTTATAGTTGGGCCCAGTTGTCTCAATGGTTCATCAATCCATTGAGTctgcaattttaattatatatccaAACAGATTaaactgcataatattattcctgtaagttttttagaattttttaattgtgataCACAGTAGTTgaatccaaatttaaatttcacatttgtaattttgtatagaAGTAAGAGTGTATTGGAGTGTATACTCATAACaacatataaacaataatttttataaaacaatgcgTATACACactataaactaaaaacaattattttataatcacatGGTGggttatattaaatgtgtacATCGTTAAcacgatatatttatatatatatggcgattgttacattattttatcatttgtttgaatttttatacatttgtacactgttcaaaaaaaaaaaaaaaaattaaaatatatcacattccataatataacagtatttagttttatatcagttttttaatataacattaaatacacactcttaaataaaaatgatttattcttatttttccataagtggtaatatattatgtattatttttaatttagtcaaATTCAACTCAGACAATTTGTAATGTTATTCAGCCTGAAGCTAATTCTGAAGGAATGGAAGAATCTGAATTAGACAaggtaagtaataaaaattctataatatcattgttattcGCTACTTCACGTCTTCATAGATAAAATCACAAAACAGTTCAATAGTTGTACACTGTCCTTGTTGAAACAtacacatttttcttcaatcttaaataaatatgatttattctgatttttctataagtggtaatatattatgtattatttttagtttatacaacataaattaaGAGATTTTGCAATGTTATTCAGCGGGATACAAGGTAAATCTGAACGAATGAAAGAATCTGAATTTGACAaggtaagtaataaaaattctatgaatatataaaaaattattggcaCATAATGCGTGGCAAAAAATATTGGAGTGTATACTCATAACaacatataaacaataatttttatacaacaatgCGTATACACactataaactaaaaacaattattttataatcacatGGTGggttatattaaatgtgtacATCGTTAAcacgatatatttatatatatatggcgattgttacattattttatcatttgtttgaatttttatacatttgtacactgtacaaaaaaaaaaaaaataataaaatatatcacattccataatataacagtttttagttttatatcagttttttaatataactttaaatatacaatcttaaataaatatgatttattctgatttttctataagtggtaatatattatgtattatttttagtttatacaaCTTCAATtcagaaaatttgaaatgttattCAGCCTGAAGCTAGGCAATTCTGAAGGAATGGAAGAATCTGAATTAGACAaggtaagtaataaaaattctatgaatatataaaaaattattggtacATAATGcatgacaaaaaaaatgatagtagaatttttcaataaacataaaataatataccatccttgataaatttaaaaattatttattctgatTTTGATATAAGtgttaatgtattatgaattattgttgTCAGGACCGTTTCGAGGGTGGTGTTGGGGTGAAGGGGGTGGGCCATCCGCACGGCTTTTATAGTTGGGCCCAGTTGTCTCAATGGTTCATCAATCCATTGAGTctgcaattttaataaataataatattcaataattatgagggtaatactaatattagtaatatttatataataagtatataattaataatttatattaaacaatcaaattatgagtttaaatattttagtatgaaaataaacattacaactttatttataatttaataagaatatcataattcataataactattgactgataagtaaaaataataatgaaatgacGATGAAATATTGTCGTTCCATGAGAACGTGGTTGCTGCTCGATAACATGTTATAAATAGATCTGATGTACAAAGTACAAATCGTCATCTTACCGTCTGTATAACCAGTGGTACGACACTACCTATCttcacatattaaataaatgggtGACTTTGGATGACTCCAAGTGTCGCCAGCAGTACAACACTCTCTATCATTGTGTGTTAAATAAATGGGTGACCTTGAGTGCATCTAGCACGGCTATAGTATATAACCGTACATAACCGTGGTATAGGCTATtagttgtaatataaaatattactaaacatgttgtttattgtaaaacaaaaccGGTACCTACTTCAAGGCGGAGACTCCAGTAATTCGATCATAACTTCCCGGCCGCGCCTCCACTATGTTATCACACAACAGAGTGTCGTTTCTTGTTTTTGGTATACCGTATCGCGATCACCACCGTATTGCTTGTCGCTAGttaatatcattgttattcGCTACTTCACGTCTTCATAGATAAAATCACAAAACAGTTCAATAGTTGTACACTGTCCTTGTTGAAACATACacatttttcaagtttttccgtctattatttgatatttacactttatatatttaaaattacgagTGCtacaattaatgttaaaagtaAGAGAAAACGTGTTAAAGTCGAGTGCTTACAACGTGGCAGTAGatttaatgatgattttaagaaaaaacacTTAGAGAATTTACCTAATGGTAATCGTGTAAATGTGAAACATGTTGGCACtcctaaaaaaacttaaaacccCATTTGAAAGTGTAGCTGAAACTTCACAACATTTATCCAAACAGATTaaactgcataatattattcctgtaagtttttaagatttttttaattgttatacacAGTAGTTgaatccaaatttaaatttcacatttataatattagtatagaaGTAAGAGTGTATTGGAGTGTATACTCATAACaacatataaacaataatttttatacaacaatgCGTATACACactataaactaaaaacaattattttataatcacatGGTGggttatattaaatgtgtacATCGTTAAcacgatatatttatatatatatggcgattgttacattattttatcatttgtttgaatttttatacatttgtacactgtacaaaaataaaaaaaataataaaatatatcacattccataatataacagtttttagttttatatcagttttttaatataattttaaatatacaatcttaaatatatatgatttattctgTTGTTTCTATAagtggtaatatattatgtaatatttttagtttatacaaCGTCAATTAAGAAATTTTGCAATGTTATTCAGCCTGATGCAAGGTAATTCTGAAGGAATGGAGGAATCTGAAACAGACGAGgtgagaaataaaaattctatgaatatataaaaaattattggtacATAATgcatgacaaaaaaaattgatagtagaatttttcaataaacataaaataatataccatccttgataaatttaaaaattatttattctgatTTTGATATAAGtgttaatgtattatgaataattgttGTCAGGACCGTTTCGAGGGTGGTGTTGGGGTGAAGGGGGCGGGCCATCCGCACAGCTTTTATAGTTGGGCCCAGTTGTCTCAATGGTTCATCAATCCATTGAgtctgtaattttaataaataatagtattcaataattatgagggtaatactaatattagtaatatttatataataagtatataattaataatttatattaaacaatcaaattatgagtttaaatattttagtatgaaaataaacattacaactttatttataatttaataagaatattataattcataataactattgactgataaataaaaataataatgaaatgacGATGAAATATTGTTGTTCCATGAGAACGTGGTTGCTGCTCGATAACATGTTATAAATAGATCTGATGTACAAAGTACAAATCGTCATCTTACCGTCTGTATAACCAGTGGTACGACACTACCTATCctcacatattaaataaatggatGACTCCAAGTGTCGCCAACAGTACAACACTGTACATACAatcgcaaaatatttttcataataacgcgttaataattaaaatctaaaaatctcTGGAAATGGTTTTAGACTATTAGACTATGAGGGGGACTTAaagagaattaaaattaaaaatgtttaatcaaaACATGAACATTCAatctttttgttttgatttctaATAAGTGTATTGAGATGGTTTACAAAATCATTTCtatctatatttgttttataatgtcCCCAAGCTAATGTATCAATACCATTGTccaaaataaatcttttatcATCATAAACACTTAaagcttttttattttgttctacagtaaaaatatcatgtttcttagttctaaataaattttgtctaacatattttggtttttttgttaataaacaatttttaaaatcatcaaaacatagtttattttccactacatttttcttaacacctttagattttttaatttcctttTCAGTATCTAAGATTCGAtgtgaatataatttagatcTTAATCCTATAAATTCTGTCATAATTTTTCCATTCAATTCATCTTTAAACTTACCtaaaacttttttgttaaCTAAAGGTaggtaaatcataaatattatctttttgatAATCAGATGTATCAAAATggtctaaattaatttttatatcttggTAGAGATCatcagtttttatttctaatataagCGAGTCTGTATCAGTGTATAGCAATCTAACTCtatttccatattttttctttattgtattataataaaaatcatacatcAACGATTtagataaatctaaaatacacatgcctatatatattggttgtttgaaaaatatttctgttcTTTTCATATGGATTGCAGTTAAATTTTCTGTAACAATTGTCCTTCTATCAAAATttggttttacaattaatttttctagttTTGCCGCATTAGAGCATAATCTTATATCAACATGATTTCTTACATTCATCATAGTACGCCCATAAACACTATTGttcattaatttgaaataatcttTTTCAAACTCATTCTTAGCTTTTGATCTAAGATcagtattgaaattaatataaacttttaaccAAGGAGATTGGCTAAATTCTAACACTCTATGAATTTTCGTTATCTTTAaacctaatttaatatataattttagcgTTTCATAatggattatatattttttcttatcatacaaacttgttaataattttggaaGTTGTTCatcatcaaaatgtttttctagCGCTAAAGGGAAATCTGAATGTAGATCATGAAGTTCTTTAGATTATGATAAATCgacttctaaaatataacctTTAGGTGATTCATCAGAAATACCCGTtacatcaaaattattcaGATTATTAACCCATTTGAAATCTCcagtaggtaaatatttactcaTTGCCCACCCATAAAGATTATTTGCATCcaagtattgtaaaaatattgattcctccttttttttaaatttatctcccatatatttattatttgctttAGAATATCTTTGACTACATTGAGATAAACCTCCTCTTATTCCAGATTCAAACATCAATATTTGATCGATATCtgttaataaatctaaatttactTTTGTTATTCTTAACATACTATCCCAGGCAAATCCTGGTGTTGTGTAATACCACAGAGgatctaatttataattttttaaagaaatgtcTCTAAAATTGTCCATTAtatctgttaataataaaacattgatcttattatataaactggTGAATTCACgaagattttttatattaaatacttcccaaattttttgtgaattttcaTATTCCTCtatcgttatatttttaccagtgagagaactataaaatttttctCTAGGGGTAAGcatgtttcattaaatttttcttcacaATCCATATACTCATAAGGGTAAGCTAACTTTCtagtaactaaatttaaatgttcttcaggaaaatatttactaaggTCTTTAAATTGATGTTTTTCAAGATTATTCGCTAATTTATCTAAAGAactagataaaaatttaacagaatcaataaatcttaattc
The Aphis gossypii isolate Hap1 unplaced genomic scaffold, ASM2018417v2 Contig00786, whole genome shotgun sequence genome window above contains:
- the LOC126555302 gene encoding uncharacterized protein LOC126555302 isoform X2, encoding MEESELDKFIQLQFRKFEMLFSLKLGNSEGMEESELDKFIQRQLRNFAMLFSLMQGNSEGMEESETDEDRFEGGVGVKGAGHPHSFYSWAQLSQWFINPLSL
- the LOC126555302 gene encoding uncharacterized protein LOC126555302 isoform X1, whose translation is MEESELDKFIQLQFRKFEMLFSLKLGNSEGMEESELDKFIQRQLRNFAMLFSLMQGNSEGMEESETDEFIQLKLRDFAMLFSLIQGKSERMEESELDKVSNKNSMNI
- the LOC126555302 gene encoding uncharacterized protein LOC126555302 isoform X4, with product MEESELDKFIQLQFRKFEMLFSLKLGNSEGMEESELDKFIQRQLRNFAMLFSLMQGNSEGMEESETDEDALADYE
- the LOC126555302 gene encoding uncharacterized protein LOC126555302 isoform X3, producing MLALLKKLKTPFESVAETSQHLSKQIKLHNIIPFIQRQLRNFAMLFSLMQGNSEGMEESETDEFIQLKLRDFAMLFSLIQGKSERMEESELDKVSNKNSMNI